In one window of Mytilus trossulus isolate FHL-02 chromosome 7, PNRI_Mtr1.1.1.hap1, whole genome shotgun sequence DNA:
- the LOC134727295 gene encoding sialate:O-sulfotransferase 2-like, whose translation MIKPTSVYVFLLVILVCNHSSTAAQCKSACKCVDEKIAELKGNLGYVGCFFDNGNRHFDTLKLVSMEMTLKMCREQCRGYIYVGLQNGNECFCGNTLDVTNYPPKLDAECNRDCFGDPSRKCGGSWRASIYTVNI comes from the exons ATGATTAAACCTACAAGTGTATACGTATTTCTCCTTGTTATATTGGTATGCAACCACTCCTCAACTGCTGCCCAGTGTAAATCAGCATGTAAATGTGTTGACGAAAAAATTGCAGAATTGAAAGGCAATCTAG GATATGTTGGTTGTTTTTTTGACAATGGTAACAGACATTTCGATACATTGAAACTTGTCAGCATGGAAATGACTCTTAAAATGTGTCGGGAGCAATGCCGTGggtatatatatgtaggactacAG AATGGTAACGAATGTTTCTGTGGCAACACACTGGATGTTACCAATTATCCGCCTAAGCTAGATGCGGAATGCAATCGTGATTGTTTTGGTGATCCCAGCAGGAAGTGTGGAGGATCTTGGAGGGCGTCCATCTATACAG TTAATATTTGA